One window of Bacillus sp. THAF10 genomic DNA carries:
- a CDS encoding S9 family peptidase, whose protein sequence is MTKRKVNSNDLFKLVSVTDPQWDKQSRKYAFVQTTINEEENEYESTIFVGDLEGNKVPYTAGKGRATSPRWSPDGSKLAFVSNRTKKNQVFVMSVGGGEAEQVTFCKHGARGPVWSPCGTKLLFGTSVESEADLKGAGEKEEKKKKPEPLVVEKMRYKSDAKGFLDEKNDHLAVLDLQTKEVSLLTNGDRDYGSAVWAPDGKSIAFVANLEENPDVSLVSDVFVMNLETKEQKKITGSKGFFSTLSFSPDGKYLGYLGHEKEFLSATLTRVWVTEVASGETHCLTENLDVEVGDVAIGDFHSGNVNPGLMWTEDSEGFYFLMSDQGGTGIYYGGLDGGMYPVHLPDEHVYAVSMLTSSHEAIVGISSSTDPGELYHLDFKAQTKNKLTNVNTAWKEEVELSVAEPIRYKAKDGWDLHGWVMKPIGFEEGKKYPTILEVHGGPHAMYANSYFHEFQTLTAQGFVVIFTNPRGSHGYGQAFVDAVRGDYGGKDYLDVMSAMDYALETFDFIDETNLGITGGSYGGFMTNWVVGHTNRFKAAVTQRSISNWLSFYGVSDIGYYFSEWEVGGDMGDKVEKLWEHSPIKYVGNIETPLLILHGERDYRCPVEQAEQLFIALKQQGKTTKLVRFPGANHELSRSGDPALRIHRLDHIKNWFVDYLQ, encoded by the coding sequence ATGACAAAAAGAAAAGTAAATTCAAACGATTTATTTAAGCTTGTATCTGTAACAGATCCACAGTGGGATAAGCAGTCAAGGAAATATGCCTTTGTTCAAACAACAATAAATGAAGAAGAAAATGAGTATGAATCCACTATTTTTGTTGGTGATTTAGAGGGAAATAAGGTCCCTTATACTGCCGGCAAAGGAAGAGCAACGAGTCCAAGGTGGTCCCCAGACGGTAGCAAGCTAGCTTTTGTCTCAAACAGAACGAAAAAAAATCAAGTGTTCGTCATGTCTGTTGGTGGAGGCGAAGCGGAGCAGGTAACTTTCTGCAAACATGGAGCAAGAGGACCGGTATGGTCTCCATGTGGAACCAAGCTTCTTTTTGGCACTTCTGTCGAAAGTGAGGCAGATTTAAAGGGTGCAGGAGAAAAAGAAGAGAAAAAGAAAAAGCCAGAGCCGTTAGTTGTGGAAAAAATGCGTTATAAATCCGATGCAAAAGGCTTTCTGGATGAAAAGAACGACCATCTTGCTGTGCTGGATTTACAAACAAAAGAGGTAAGTTTGTTAACCAACGGAGATAGAGATTACGGTAGTGCTGTTTGGGCTCCAGACGGAAAAAGCATTGCATTTGTTGCCAATCTGGAAGAAAACCCAGATGTTTCACTCGTTTCCGATGTATTTGTGATGAACCTTGAAACAAAGGAACAGAAAAAAATAACAGGCAGCAAGGGCTTCTTTTCCACTCTTTCATTCTCACCAGATGGCAAATATCTTGGGTATCTTGGTCATGAAAAAGAGTTCTTGAGTGCGACCTTAACGCGTGTATGGGTGACAGAAGTAGCCAGTGGAGAGACACATTGCTTAACAGAGAACCTTGATGTGGAGGTTGGAGATGTAGCAATTGGGGACTTCCATTCCGGAAATGTTAACCCAGGCCTCATGTGGACAGAGGATAGTGAAGGCTTTTATTTCTTAATGAGTGATCAGGGAGGAACTGGCATTTATTATGGTGGCTTAGACGGGGGCATGTACCCAGTTCACTTGCCAGATGAGCATGTTTATGCAGTAAGTATGCTTACCTCAAGCCATGAAGCAATTGTTGGAATTAGCTCTTCCACAGACCCTGGTGAGCTTTATCATTTGGATTTCAAAGCACAAACAAAGAATAAGCTAACAAACGTGAATACAGCTTGGAAAGAGGAAGTGGAATTAAGTGTAGCAGAACCAATCCGCTATAAGGCAAAGGATGGTTGGGATCTACATGGGTGGGTCATGAAGCCAATCGGATTTGAGGAAGGAAAGAAATACCCTACCATTCTCGAAGTGCATGGCGGTCCACATGCAATGTATGCTAACTCCTATTTTCATGAATTCCAAACATTAACCGCCCAAGGTTTTGTGGTTATTTTTACAAACCCACGAGGAAGTCATGGTTATGGGCAAGCATTTGTTGATGCGGTACGTGGAGATTATGGTGGTAAGGATTACCTGGATGTGATGAGTGCGATGGATTATGCACTGGAGACGTTTGACTTTATCGATGAAACGAATCTCGGCATTACTGGGGGAAGCTATGGCGGCTTTATGACAAACTGGGTGGTCGGTCACACCAATCGCTTTAAAGCAGCTGTCACACAGCGTTCCATTTCAAACTGGCTTAGTTTCTACGGAGTGAGTGATATTGGTTACTACTTCTCCGAATGGGAAGTTGGCGGAGATATGGGGGATAAGGTCGAAAAGCTTTGGGAGCATTCGCCGATAAAATATGTCGGGAATATTGAAACTCCACTGTTAATTCTTCATGGAGAGAGAGATTATCGTTGTCCTGTAGAACAAGCAGAGCAGCTGTTTATAGCCTTAAAGCAGCAAGGAAAAACGACGAAACTTGTAAGATTCCCTGGTGCGAATCATGAACTATCCAGAAGCGGCGACCCTGCTTTACGCATTCACCGTTTAGATCATATCAAAAATTGGTTTGTTGACTATTTACAATAA
- a CDS encoding VOC family protein, which produces MIKRMDHIVLFCKDTEASKDWYEKAGFTLSHGYEGMFWFKLGEGLVMLHPAEETNAGLTEVHAAVSDVYSLFNTVKEKGLLPVDHQNNNLPLEGPVTRPWGDIQFELEDLDGHRWAFTQRDE; this is translated from the coding sequence ATGATCAAGAGAATGGATCACATTGTATTATTTTGCAAAGATACCGAAGCGTCAAAAGACTGGTATGAAAAAGCAGGTTTTACCCTTTCACACGGCTATGAGGGAATGTTCTGGTTTAAGCTTGGAGAGGGCTTAGTGATGCTGCATCCGGCTGAAGAAACAAACGCAGGATTAACAGAGGTCCATGCGGCTGTTAGTGATGTTTATTCTTTATTCAACACTGTAAAGGAAAAAGGCTTACTTCCAGTAGATCACCAAAATAATAACCTTCCTTTAGAGGGACCTGTTACAAGACCATGGGGAGACATTCAGTTTGAATTGGAGGATCTTGATGGACACAGATGGGCATTTACCCAACGAGATGAATAA
- a CDS encoding aminoglycoside phosphotransferase family protein, which produces MDTDGHLPNEMNKNRHLISLSETFKKTIINVHKNKGKLWLEQFEELLRYIEEKWKLAIQPPFELSYNFVAPAQTDSGREVVVKLAVVHDEFYSEVEALQYFAGRSMVRVVDMEPERGILILERLTPGYTLAELEDGNVAMEIAADIMQSLWVKDTKTSTLPQIEERQQSLQRFLNRHPKGKGPISAATLQKALQVFKSLLSDNKQRYILHGDLHHYNILKGDNWTAIDPKGLVGEREYDTIQLLLNKLPQEAELQPILENRIQLLVKRLNLDVKRLLAYGFAHSTLSICWSLEEGEDYCILFYKSIEIFEKMYENSCPRAKNDVMY; this is translated from the coding sequence ATGGACACAGATGGGCATTTACCCAACGAGATGAATAAAAACAGGCATCTCATCTCCCTTTCTGAAACGTTTAAAAAAACAATTATCAACGTACATAAAAACAAAGGTAAGTTGTGGCTTGAACAGTTTGAGGAACTGCTTCGCTATATTGAAGAGAAGTGGAAATTAGCTATTCAACCTCCCTTTGAGCTTTCCTATAATTTTGTCGCACCTGCACAAACGGACAGTGGGCGAGAGGTAGTAGTAAAGCTTGCTGTTGTTCATGATGAATTTTACTCTGAGGTAGAAGCCTTGCAGTATTTTGCGGGAAGAAGCATGGTGAGGGTTGTTGATATGGAGCCTGAAAGAGGGATTCTAATCTTAGAACGTCTAACGCCAGGATATACGTTAGCAGAATTAGAGGATGGAAATGTGGCGATGGAGATTGCAGCTGATATCATGCAATCGTTGTGGGTAAAAGATACAAAAACCTCAACCTTACCCCAAATAGAAGAAAGGCAACAAAGTCTGCAAAGGTTTCTCAACAGGCATCCCAAAGGTAAAGGACCTATTTCTGCAGCTACTCTTCAAAAAGCGTTGCAGGTGTTTAAGAGCTTACTCTCAGATAACAAGCAACGGTACATCCTTCACGGTGATTTGCATCATTACAATATCTTAAAAGGGGACAACTGGACAGCCATAGATCCAAAAGGGCTCGTAGGGGAAAGAGAATATGACACCATTCAGCTTCTATTAAACAAATTGCCTCAAGAAGCAGAGTTACAGCCGATATTAGAAAACAGAATACAACTTTTAGTCAAAAGATTAAACTTAGATGTAAAAAGGTTACTCGCATATGGTTTTGCTCATAGCACGCTCTCCATTTGTTGGTCTCTAGAAGAAGGCGAAGACTACTGCATCCTCTTTTATAAAAGCATAGAGATTTTTGAAAAAATGTATGAAAACAGTTGTCCACGTGCAAAAAATGATGTTATGTATTAG
- a CDS encoding TVP38/TMEM64 family protein, which produces MDFIELMKELLTLENLLDFLHEYESFGPISGFLLVVLEAFLPFLPLIVIVMANAAAFGLWLGFLISWAGSVFGACVVYYLVQKVKRYHWIQKWLKKEKIRRTMSWVERHGFGPIFLMLCFPFTPSFLINVVAGLSKIKFFQFFLALLAGKMVMIFTISYIGYDLLSFIRAPIKTAVVIFIMLILWFIGKKVELHLQVSGEK; this is translated from the coding sequence ATGGATTTTATTGAGCTGATGAAAGAGTTATTAACATTAGAAAACTTGTTAGATTTTTTACATGAATATGAATCATTTGGTCCTATTAGTGGATTTTTGTTAGTCGTGCTCGAGGCTTTTTTGCCATTCCTGCCGTTAATTGTAATTGTCATGGCAAATGCTGCTGCCTTTGGACTATGGCTTGGCTTTCTCATTTCCTGGGCAGGCTCCGTCTTTGGAGCATGTGTGGTCTATTATCTGGTGCAAAAAGTAAAAAGATATCATTGGATTCAAAAATGGCTGAAAAAAGAAAAAATCAGAAGAACAATGTCTTGGGTGGAAAGGCATGGGTTTGGTCCGATTTTTCTAATGCTATGCTTTCCTTTTACCCCATCATTCCTGATAAATGTCGTGGCAGGACTATCGAAAATTAAATTTTTTCAATTCTTTTTAGCCCTACTTGCAGGAAAAATGGTAATGATCTTTACCATCAGTTATATTGGCTATGATTTATTGTCCTTTATTCGAGCACCGATAAAGACAGCTGTTGTGATATTTATTATGCTTATATTATGGTTTATTGGTAAAAAGGTAGAATTGCACCTGCAAGTATCTGGTGAAAAATAA
- the lepB gene encoding signal peptidase I: protein MKQKKKHLTALKWFITPILIIIFVRALFFSNYVVEGHSMNPTLEQGNFLMVNKMVYAFSQPERFDVIVFRQEGQDVNYVKRVIGLPGDEIEYIKDILYVNGQPVMEPFISSDDLKVFGGNFTGDFSLEELTGVEKVPKGHVFVIGDNRLSSFDSRHFGYVAVKDIVGKVHIRYWPVDDFNTTFK, encoded by the coding sequence TTGAAACAAAAGAAGAAACATCTAACTGCGCTGAAATGGTTCATCACTCCAATTCTAATTATTATCTTTGTTCGAGCTTTGTTTTTCTCTAATTACGTAGTGGAAGGACATTCCATGAACCCAACGTTAGAGCAGGGAAACTTTTTGATGGTCAATAAAATGGTTTACGCCTTCAGTCAACCAGAGCGATTTGATGTCATCGTATTTCGCCAAGAAGGCCAAGATGTTAACTACGTAAAACGGGTGATAGGACTGCCAGGAGATGAGATAGAGTATATAAAAGATATTCTCTATGTAAATGGCCAGCCAGTGATGGAACCCTTCATTTCTTCTGATGATTTGAAAGTGTTTGGTGGGAATTTTACCGGGGATTTTTCACTTGAGGAATTAACCGGCGTAGAAAAAGTTCCAAAGGGTCATGTTTTTGTCATAGGAGATAACCGACTTAGCAGCTTTGACAGCAGACATTTCGGCTATGTTGCAGTAAAAGACATTGTTGGAAAAGTTCACATCCGCTACTGGCCGGTAGATGATTTTAATACCACGTTCAAATAA
- the fabG gene encoding 3-oxoacyl-ACP reductase FabG, whose translation MRLEGKVAIITGAASGLGLEAAKLFIKEGAKVALVDYDAIAGEKIAAELEADHDAVFFEADVSNRTQVLEMVSMVKERFGKIDILINNAGITKDNMLLKMSAEDFQKVMDVNVNGVFHCTQAVIPHMLENGKGKVINTSSVAGIYGNVGQTNYAASKAAVVGMTKSWAKEFGRANINVNAVAPGFVETNMVASVPEKVMQGLLQVIPLQRLGKPSDIANAYLYLASDESNYVNGTVLEVDGGMMI comes from the coding sequence ATGAGACTAGAAGGTAAGGTTGCCATCATTACAGGTGCTGCAAGTGGATTAGGTTTAGAAGCAGCAAAGCTTTTTATTAAAGAAGGGGCAAAAGTGGCACTTGTAGACTATGATGCAATTGCAGGTGAAAAAATAGCAGCGGAACTTGAAGCCGATCATGATGCTGTTTTTTTCGAAGCGGATGTTTCCAACAGAACACAAGTACTTGAAATGGTATCGATGGTGAAAGAGCGCTTTGGAAAAATAGATATCTTAATCAACAATGCAGGAATCACGAAAGATAACATGTTATTGAAGATGAGTGCAGAAGATTTTCAAAAGGTGATGGATGTTAATGTGAATGGCGTTTTCCATTGTACACAGGCAGTCATTCCCCATATGCTTGAAAATGGCAAAGGCAAGGTTATCAACACATCCTCTGTGGCAGGCATTTATGGAAACGTTGGACAAACGAACTATGCTGCCTCAAAGGCTGCCGTAGTGGGAATGACAAAATCTTGGGCCAAAGAATTCGGTCGAGCAAATATTAATGTAAATGCAGTGGCACCAGGGTTTGTGGAAACAAATATGGTCGCATCCGTTCCGGAAAAAGTGATGCAAGGCTTGTTGCAGGTTATCCCGCTACAGCGCCTAGGAAAGCCATCTGATATTGCGAACGCCTACCTTTACTTAGCCTCTGATGAATCAAACTATGTAAACGGCACCGTGCTCGAAGTAGATGGCGGAATGATGATATAA
- a CDS encoding efflux RND transporter permease subunit gives MFNAVIKKPKVTLIFILLLVFIGSITFFQVPKREIPEISLNVGTITTVYPGASPTVMERDITTPLEKELLDIQGMENVSSVSGAGISNIVLELADDADRDQVFSAVRQAVSDVSRAFPEDAMEPTVNSDIQMGAIASYHILNEDREALLQEKETIESWVSELEKIAGVRKVAIKGFDETQIMLNLNSNDMQDSQITVPDVISAIQNELEITPLGSQQEENRISQLTLEHIENLQDVEKVFIKKDAEGNAVYVGDIAEFEEVPKDKEDIVTYNGTPAISFTIMQKKGVDIPTLHANVDKQMKQLSKDLPEDFSLDLYYTQNEIVSKIFKDLGISFLISIFAVVLITFVGLNAVSAILVALAIPISIALGLIPLPYANVDLNQISIIGIIIALGILVDDAIVVNDNIQRRYQLGDKPLQGALQGTKEVRVSIITSTLAIVFTFLPLTFLGGPNGAFISALPTVLISTIIGSTIVALTVVPIFMAWRQKKRTKKKVKDGLLGTQFNNLSSWYSSKVLTKVIKKPLLTGMSVLVFCTASYGLVPFIPVVFFPSADREEVTVTVTYPAGTPLSETEARLQEMESAIKDDEAVYETTIFAGSGEPGIFGSTLSNSGENTGQIVIRVNKEQQSAEATIKKWQPKLREAFPEAVVMLSTIEAGPPVGAPIALTVVGEDIDEVMNATNGLKEEMERLKESGAIIDDVGPLQPTIKYVPNRELMEEHGITAQEISNSIRLVTEGIPVGSYEAGMERELLTIIQDRMEEEQTVDLRELELPSKTERGEFGAPVLVPLSELVTEEETEVLPLIPHKNGERTVTIRVYPNEEDKQKLETNIKEIAESYNTNSVSVSVGGESSARSDFFVEVGKLFIVVIFLIYILMVVQFNSLRIPLLIMSSVYLAISGAVIGLFLTQTGLGFMAMMGIVSLAGIVVRNATVFIEFMDQRLSEGATLSEAVIDSGNARLRPVVLTAFTSIAALLPIAFSGDVLFTPLAISIISGIFFSTFFTLLFVPAFYVVLKRKKVMNE, from the coding sequence GTGTTTAACGCAGTTATCAAAAAACCTAAAGTAACATTAATTTTCATCTTATTATTAGTATTCATCGGATCTATTACGTTTTTTCAAGTTCCAAAACGAGAAATTCCTGAAATTTCTTTAAATGTAGGTACGATTACGACAGTATATCCTGGTGCCTCACCAACAGTAATGGAGAGGGATATAACAACACCACTAGAGAAAGAACTTTTGGATATTCAAGGAATGGAAAATGTCAGCTCAGTGTCTGGTGCTGGTATCTCTAATATTGTGCTTGAACTTGCAGATGATGCGGATAGAGATCAAGTGTTTTCAGCTGTACGTCAAGCGGTATCTGATGTGAGCAGAGCGTTTCCAGAGGATGCCATGGAGCCGACTGTCAATTCGGATATTCAAATGGGAGCGATCGCGTCCTATCATATTCTGAACGAAGACCGCGAAGCATTGCTGCAGGAAAAAGAGACAATAGAGTCGTGGGTTTCTGAATTAGAAAAAATCGCTGGAGTTCGGAAGGTAGCAATAAAAGGGTTTGATGAAACGCAAATTATGTTAAACCTTAACTCGAATGACATGCAAGATTCACAGATTACCGTTCCTGATGTCATTTCTGCCATTCAAAATGAATTAGAAATTACGCCATTGGGAAGTCAACAGGAAGAAAATAGAATCTCCCAACTTACCTTAGAACATATTGAGAATCTTCAAGATGTGGAAAAGGTTTTTATTAAAAAAGATGCAGAGGGTAATGCCGTCTATGTAGGCGATATTGCAGAATTTGAAGAAGTACCAAAAGACAAGGAGGATATCGTTACCTATAACGGTACACCTGCAATCTCCTTTACGATCATGCAGAAAAAAGGTGTCGACATTCCAACCCTTCATGCGAATGTGGATAAACAAATGAAACAATTATCAAAAGATTTGCCTGAGGATTTTAGTCTAGACCTTTATTACACCCAGAATGAGATTGTATCGAAAATCTTCAAAGATTTAGGGATCTCTTTTCTCATTTCCATTTTTGCAGTGGTACTGATTACCTTTGTTGGATTAAATGCGGTGTCCGCTATCTTAGTTGCTTTGGCTATTCCTATTTCGATTGCGTTAGGATTGATACCGCTGCCTTATGCAAACGTCGATCTAAATCAAATATCGATTATCGGAATAATTATTGCCCTTGGAATATTAGTCGATGATGCAATTGTGGTCAACGATAATATCCAACGGCGTTACCAGCTTGGTGATAAGCCGCTTCAGGGAGCTTTACAAGGGACAAAGGAAGTGCGCGTTTCCATCATTACTTCCACACTTGCTATTGTATTCACCTTTTTGCCGTTAACCTTTCTAGGAGGTCCCAATGGTGCCTTCATCTCTGCATTGCCAACTGTATTAATCTCTACCATTATCGGCTCTACGATTGTTGCTTTGACGGTGGTACCAATTTTTATGGCATGGCGTCAAAAGAAAAGAACGAAGAAAAAAGTGAAGGATGGCTTGCTAGGCACACAGTTTAATAACCTTAGTAGCTGGTACAGTTCTAAAGTGCTTACAAAAGTCATAAAAAAACCACTGTTAACTGGAATGTCGGTGTTAGTTTTCTGTACGGCAAGTTACGGTCTAGTTCCCTTTATTCCTGTCGTGTTCTTCCCAAGTGCGGACCGGGAAGAAGTGACGGTAACGGTGACCTATCCTGCAGGAACACCGCTATCAGAAACAGAAGCAAGACTTCAGGAAATGGAATCAGCTATTAAAGATGACGAGGCTGTATATGAAACTACTATATTTGCCGGAAGTGGGGAGCCTGGTATCTTTGGCAGCACTTTATCCAATTCTGGTGAAAATACAGGGCAGATTGTCATAAGAGTAAACAAAGAACAACAATCTGCAGAGGCGACAATTAAAAAATGGCAGCCAAAGCTTAGAGAAGCATTCCCAGAGGCGGTGGTAATGCTTTCTACTATTGAAGCAGGCCCACCAGTTGGAGCACCAATTGCTTTAACAGTTGTTGGGGAAGACATAGATGAAGTGATGAATGCCACTAATGGATTAAAAGAAGAAATGGAACGCTTGAAGGAAAGTGGTGCAATTATTGACGATGTTGGACCATTGCAGCCGACCATAAAATATGTACCAAACAGAGAATTGATGGAAGAACATGGTATTACAGCGCAAGAAATAAGCAATAGTATTAGGCTTGTCACAGAGGGAATTCCAGTTGGTTCCTATGAAGCTGGAATGGAACGAGAGCTACTGACCATTATTCAAGATCGCATGGAAGAGGAACAGACTGTCGATCTACGTGAGCTTGAGCTTCCAAGTAAAACAGAAAGAGGGGAATTTGGAGCACCAGTTCTTGTCCCGCTTTCTGAGCTAGTGACCGAAGAGGAAACAGAAGTACTTCCGCTCATTCCTCATAAAAATGGGGAGCGGACCGTCACGATTCGCGTCTATCCAAATGAAGAGGATAAACAAAAGCTCGAAACGAACATTAAAGAAATTGCCGAGAGCTACAATACGAATAGCGTATCCGTTTCCGTAGGAGGAGAATCCTCGGCAAGAAGTGATTTCTTCGTGGAGGTAGGAAAGCTATTTATCGTTGTTATCTTTCTTATCTATATTTTAATGGTGGTTCAATTTAATTCATTAAGAATACCATTGCTTATTATGAGTTCTGTTTATTTGGCAATTTCAGGAGCGGTAATTGGCTTGTTCTTAACGCAAACAGGGCTTGGATTTATGGCGATGATGGGGATTGTTTCCTTAGCTGGAATAGTCGTGAGAAATGCGACTGTCTTTATTGAGTTTATGGATCAGCGTCTATCAGAGGGAGCTACCTTGTCCGAGGCTGTCATCGACTCTGGTAATGCTCGTCTTCGTCCGGTGGTATTAACTGCATTCACTTCGATTGCTGCATTACTGCCGATTGCTTTTAGCGGAGATGTGTTATTTACACCTTTAGCTATCTCTATTATATCCGGTATCTTCTTCTCTACCTTCTTTACGCTGTTGTTTGTACCAGCATTTTATGTGGTGTTAAAACGGAAAAAAGTAATGAATGAATAA